The following proteins come from a genomic window of Astatotilapia calliptera chromosome 11, fAstCal1.2, whole genome shotgun sequence:
- the ccka gene encoding cholecystokinin: MNVGICVCVILAALSSGSLSLPSQSITAESTALLSGSGSLPSPSLKRQARSAPAPLSGHLINYSQHQEDADTPDSLNQLLARLISRKGSAYHTRSSLSSRASGLPPNHRIKDRDYLGWMDFGRRSAEEYEY; this comes from the exons ATGAATGTaggcatctgtgtttgtgttatccTGGCTGCTTTGTCCAGTGGTTCCCTGAGTCTGCCTTCACAATCAAtt ACAGCTGAAAGTACGGCTCTTCTCTCAGGCAGCGGATCTCTCCCTTCTCCCAGCCTGAAACGGCAGGCTCGCTCCGCTCCAGCGCCCCTCTCAGGGCATCTTATCAACTACAGCCAGCACCAAGAGGACGCAGACACTCCAGACAGCCTGAACCAGCTTCTGGCCAGACTCATCTCTAGGAAAG GCTCTGCCTACCACACCAGATCCTCCCTCAGCAGCAGAGCCAGTGGTCTCCCCCCCAACCACAGGATAAAGGACAGAGATTATCTCGGCTGGATGGACTTCGGACGGCGTAGTGCAGAGGAGTACGAATACTAG